CGTGAAGCTTCCCATGGTTCCGTTCCACACTTGGTTGCCTGACGCGCATGTCGAGGCACCGACCGCTGGAAGCGTCTTGCTGGCCGGCCTGCTGCTCAAGATGGGCGGCTACGGCATCATCAGAGTGGCCATTCCCACTTTGCCCGAGGGCGCGGATGCGTTGCAGATAGTGATGGCCATTGTCGCCATCGCGAGCATCCTTTACGGTGCGATTTTGTGTCTCGCCCAGAAGGACCTCAAGAAGATGGTCGCGTACAGCTCCATCAGCCATATGGGCTTCGTGCTGCTGGGATTCGCGACGTTCACTCAGCTGGGGATCGTCGCGGGCGTGTTCCAGATGTTCGCCCATGGGCTCGTCACGGCAGTCCTGTTCATGATGTGCGGTGTTGTCCAGCACCATTGCGGTACCAGGATGATCCCGAGCCTGGGAGGGCTGTCCAAGAAGATGCCCGTGGCCTCGACCATGATGACGATCGGGTTCCTTGCCTCATTGGGTCTGCCGGGCCTGGTTAGCTTCGCTGCCGAGTTCATGGTGCTCGCGAGCATGTATCAGACTTGGGCGCTCTGGCTGTTCCTTCCGATAATCAGCGTCGCGATCACTGCTGGGTACTACATGTGGGCCCTGCAGAGATCCATGTTCGGTCCGATGACGCAAAAGATCGACACCGCGCATGTGCACGATATCAGCTGGTTCGAGGGAGCTCCTGTTGGGATACTCATCGCTCTGATCGCGCTGTTCGGCGTGTTCCCGATGCTCATATTCCAGTACATAGACCCAGCGGTGAAGATAGTGCTCGGGCTTCTGGGAGGTGGATGAGGTGTCCGTCTGGAACTACTTGGACGTGCTTACCCCACAGCTGCTTCTGATAGTGTTCGCGCTGCTGATGCCAGCCCTCGACTACATCTTCAAAGACAAGCGGGTCATCTCCATGATGGCACTCGCGCCGCTGGTCGCGGTCGCCGCTGCGCTCATATCATGGATATTCCTAGATATCTGGACCCCGCCGGAGAGCCAGATCAGCCTGATCGATTTGGACATCTTCGCCGGCCTGTTCATGCTCGTGTTCGTCTCGGTGGGGATCGTCGTCGTGCTCGGCTCACCAGAGTTCATCAAGAACGACAAGAACCAAGGTGAGTACTATGCGCTCATCCTGCTGGCCATCACGGGCATGACGATCGTTGCAGAATCCACCGACCTGATCGCCCTGTTCGTGGGCCTCGAGATCGCAGGCATATCGTCGTTCGCCCTCTCCGGCTTCAGGAAGACGGAGAAGAGGAGCGCAGAGGCAGCGACCAAGTACTTCATCGTCGGAGGCTTCTCGTCAGCGCTGACGCTGTTCGCCATATCGCTCCTCTACGGGGTCGGCGGCACGACCAACATAGCCTCCATAGGTTCCATACTGACGACATCCACCGCGCCCTGGATCATAGACTCTCACCCGGTCGTCCTGCTCGCTGCGGTCATGCTAATGGCGGGCATCGGGTTCAAGATCGCAATGGTCCCGTTCCACATGTGGGCCCCGGACGTGTACGAGGGTGCTCCGACGCCGATATCAGGCCTGCTCGCAGCCGCCTCGAAGAAGATGGGATTCGCCGCGTTCTTCAAGATATTCCTCGTTGCGATAATCGTCACGAAGACGGATTGGGAGGAAGCGGTCGCCGTCCTCGCGATCCTCACGATGATTGTCGGCAATCTGATCGCGGTCTCGCAGACCAACATAAAGAGGATGCTCGCGTACTCGTCGATCGCCCAGGCGGGCTACATACTGATCGCGCTCCCGGTGGCAACCCAGTACGCAGTCGCTGGCGGCATATTCCACATCATCACGCACGCGTTCATGAAGTCCGGGGCGTTCATGGTCGTCGCGGCAATGGGGGCCGTGGCTGTCGGCGAGAAGCTCGAGGATTTCAAAGGACTGAGCAAGCGGTCGCCCTTCCTCGCGTTCTCCATGACACTGTTCCTGCTCTCGCTGGCGGGCATCCCGCCTCTTGCTGGCTTCTCTAGCAAGTTCGTGCTCTTCTCGTCGGCGGTGGAAGCCTCCTTCATAGATGGTCAGGGATGGATGATATGGCTCGCGGTCGCTGGCGTGCTCAACAGCGCTTTGTCATTGTACTATTACGCGCGCGTGATCAAGAATATGTACATGGAGAAGGGCCCTTCGGAAAAGGTGAGGGTCCCGCCGATGCTCGGAGCCGCCATCTCCGTCGCGGTGATCATGGTAGTCGCAATCGGCATCTATCCGGATGCGGTCGTCACAGCCTGCAGGCACGCGGGCGAAACCTTCTCGGGCCTTGTTTCCGGCTGGCCCTGAAGCCCCTGTCGGAAGGCATGGCCAGACGCTCATTTTCCACCCTGTCCAGCAGGCACTACGCTTAAGTAGCAAATGGTCAATATGCGCAACACCATGACCACGAAGCCATGGGATTTCGGCATCCAGAAGGAGCTCCGGATGGTTGATGAGAAGCTCCACGAAATGGTGAAATCCCGGGAGAAGGTTCTGACTGACGCCTCCTTGCATGTCATAGACGCCGGTGGCAAGAGGATCAGGCCGACGGTCACGATCCTCGCATACAGGGCTCTTGGCGGCTCCGATGTCTCGAAGATAGTCGATATCGCAGCCGGGTTCGAACTCATACATTCAGCGACGCTCATACACGACGACATCAACGACGGCGGCTCCACTAGGAGAGGCCGGGAGACAGTTTTCAAGAAGTACGGTATGCACGATGCCATCGTAACCGGCGACTTCCTCTTCTCGCAGGCGTTCAGGATAGGAGGCGTGTTTGACAAGACGGTAGTGCAGACGACAGCGGACGCCTGTGCCGCGTTGGCCGAGGGCGAGATACTTCAAAACAGGTACAGGCACAGGAAGGATCTGACCGTTGACACTTATCTCCAGGTCGCCGAAAGGAAGACCGCGGAGCCCATCAGAGCAGGCGCGATGGTGGGCGCCTACCTGGCAGGCGGCAGCCCTGAGGCGATCCAGAGCTTGGGAGCGTACGGACAGGATCTAGGCATCGCGTTCCAGATCGTCGATGACATCCTCGATTTCACAGGCGATGAGAAGAAGACCGGCAAGATGGTCGGGAACGACCTCAAGGAGGGCAACCTCACTCTGCCTTCCCTGCTCGCAATCAAGAGCTCCAAAGATGCGAAGAAAGCAATCCTGGACGTGATAGCCCGCGAGGAACCATCGGCGGACGATGTCAGGAAATGCGCTCAGCTCGTGATCAAGTCGGGAGCCATCAAGAAGGCCAAGGACATGGGAGAGTTCTACGGGATAGAGGCCCTAGGACATCTCGGATGCCTGTCTGATAACCAGCACAGCCAAGGCCTCAGGGACCTGGTGAACAAGGTGCTCGGAAGGGAATCGTGAGGATGCACTGATGGATCCGCAAGGCATGAGTGGAAGGGAATGGCACGAAGTGATGGACGCCATGGAGGAGGTCGGGCCTTACTACGACAGGGTCAATTGGATGATAACATTCGGACTGGTGGACAAGTGGCGGAAGAAGGTCGCCTCCATTGCTGGTCCGGACGATGTGGTGCTCGAGATCGGGTCCGGTCCGGGCAACTTCACAAAGCATCTGACATCGAACCAGGTGTTCGCACTCGAGCCGTCCAGCGAACTGTCGTCATATGCGAAGCAGCTGCTCGACCACGACAGGGTGACTTTCCTGAAGGGCGTAGGCGAAAGGATCCCTCTCACTGACAAGTCCGTTGACAAGGTGTTCTGCGTATTCTCGTTCAGAGACTTCTTCGACAGGCGCGCAGGGGCGGAGGAGATGCACCGCGTGCTCAGAGACGGCGGAGAGGTCGTGATTGTCGACATGGCGAAGCCACCGCCAGGTCCGTTGGCGAAGATGCTTGAGTTTCATGTCAGGCATATGGTCCCGCCGCTCACGCGCCTTGTAGTGCCATCTGTTGCCAGGGAGAGATGGACCCGGGATCCCTACCGAATTCTCCTCGATACATACGATGCCTACGGGTCAACAAAGGTCTATGAGGACCTTTTAAAGAGGACAGGTTTCTCTGACGTATCGACCGAGTATCTGGAGCTCAAAGGAGCGACGATGACCAGGGGGATGAAACCTTGGACGTCGACGTTCTGATAGTCGGCGCTGGTCCGGCTGGGAGCACGACCGCTAGGTACTGTGCGGGAAGAGACCTAGACGTTCTGATGATAGACAGGCGGACCGAGATCGGTTACCCTGTCCAATGCGGTGAGTTCCTCCCCGATGCGAAAGAGATGTACTCGATGTTCCCCAAGAGCATGGACCTCGAGGAGCTTTTCACGCTCGACGACTCGCTGGTCACCGGAAGTTCCGACCACATCGATCTGATCTCCCCCAAGGACAGGGTCTACAGGTGTGCGTTCAGGGGTCGCACCCTAGACCGCAGGTCGTTCGACAAGTACCTGGCGGGACTGGCTGTCGAGGCGGGTGCGAGGCTGGAGACCGGCGCTTCATTGTTGTCTATCAAGGACGGGTTGGCAAAGACGACCCTCGGGGATGTCAAGGCGAGGGTGATAGTTGGAGCTGATGGACCGAATTCGAGGACCGCGAAGAGCATCGGCTTGTCTGGCCCGGCTGCGAAGTATCCTGCGATAACATGCCATGCCGATGGCGACTTCGAGCCCGTCATCAAGATGTATTTCGGACACCTGGCTCCGGGAGGCTACGCCTGGGTGATCCCCAAGCGGACCGGCGCGAATGTGGGGGCCGGATTCAACCCGAAGCTGTTGAAGGAGCGCCCAAGCGAATTGTTCAGGAGGTTCGCTTCGAGGCTCGGGCTGACCTACGAGGACGTCTCCATGAAGCTCGTTCCTATGTCAGGACCTGTGCCCCAAACCGTGAAGGACAACGTGCTCCTCGTAGGAGATGCTGCGGGCCAAGTCATGGCTACAAACGGCGGTGGCATACCGATAGCTATGATCGCTGGTAGGATCGCCGGACAGACTGTCAGGCAGCACTTGAAGGATGGCCGGGCGCTGTCGGAGTATGAACGAAGATGGAGGGACGTCCTGGGCAAACCACTTGCAGATTCCTTGTGGACGAAGACGCTCGGGGACCGCTTCTTCCCGACAGACAGGCGCACCGAGTTCGCGATGTTCGTGCTCAGGAGATGGGGCCTGGCCAGGGCGATCAGGTGCACCAAGGTATTCTATCTATTCTAGTCATGGCTCGAAATCGGGAAATGCCTTAAGTCCCCATTCCATTTCCCAGAACAGGAGCTAGATGCATATGACCAAAACCGAGGAGAATTTGAGACATGCCCTAGCCGGCGAGAGCGAGGCGAGGGCGAAGTATGTGAAGTGGGCCGGAATCGCCAACAAGGAGGGCCACCAGGCTGTCGCAAGGATATTCCTGGAGACCGCAGAGAACGAGTACGAGCACTCAGCGATGATCATGAACCTGTTGAATATCCCTGGTACTACCGAGGAGAACCTGAAGACCGCCGCCGGGGGCGAAGTCCATGAGTGGACCAAGATGTACCCACAGTTCCTGGAGGAGGCCCGGAAGGAGGGGAACGAGCGGGCCGTGAAATTCTTTGAGAACATCCAGGCGATCGAGAAACACCACGGGAAGAGGTACCAGCTGCTGCTCGACCGCCTGAAGAACAGCACTCTGTACAAGTCTGACAAGGAGGAGACCTGGTTCTGCACGAACTGCGGCTTCATGCACAAGGGAAAGGAAGCGCCGCAGACATGCCCGAACTGCCTGCACCCCAGAGGGTATTTCAAGAGGATATCGGAAGTGGACTACGGCAAGATCGAGTTGTAACAACCTTTCAAGGGTGGCCAGTAACCATTAAGCCACGGGACGGATAACCCCCTGCGGGTAGATACGAATGCGATTCAGGGCCATGCAGTTCTCCCAAGACTGGAAGAAGTTGGACGACCGGTTCTTCGCCACCATCAGGGCGCATCGCGGTGAGCTGAAGTACAGCCCGGACGAGAAGGTCGAGGTCCAGAGCCCGAAGAAGAAATTCACGGCACACGTGCTGCTCGCTCTTGACACTCCGATAAGGAAAATCCCGCTGGCGTTCCTCGAGTACGACCTCGAGGCGAAGCCCGGCGAGACGCGTGAGGACCTGATCAACAAGCTCGCGAAGCTGTACAAGTTCTCGGAGAAGCCCAGGGAAGAGGAGACGGTCACGATCTATTTCCTCGAGAGACTCTAGGGTTTTCGCTTCCTGCGGGTCCTGGTCTCAGAGCCGCAGATGTCGCATGTGCGGACGTCTGCGGAGAAGACCTTGCCGCAGCCCTTGCACCTCGCCAGCCACTCGAAGACTTCAGCTATCCCCTTCTGGTCCATGCCCCTTGCGGGCACTCCCAGGACCCTGGCCAAATTCTGTATCGAGTAGTCATCCGTTAGTAGCTCGTAGCCGAGGTCCAGGGCGAGCGCGAGCAGCTCCTTGTCCGCCTCAGACAAGCGCCTCGAATCGCCCGTCTTCTCGGATTCCTCCCTGACCTTCTTCAACGAACTTGCGCTAGGAGACGACACTCTGATCCTCGTGGCCATCAGCAGCTCCAGCCTGTCGCCCATCCCTTCCTTCTCGAGCTCCCTGACTACTCCCGGCGTGATCACGCACTCGAAACCGTCCGGCAGGTCCTTGCCGTAGTATAGGACGGACGTGTCGAGCACGAAGCCCTTCATCGCAGTTCGACCGTCCCTTGGAACTCGTCCTCTGCGAGCTTCTCGATGTCCACCTTGGTCTCCTCATCCATCGCGTCCGCGATCTTGCTGTACGTCGAGGGTTTCTTAGGCGCAATCGTGCAGCACAGTCCCGGCCTGATGGATATGTCATAAGTGCCGATCGACTTGGCGATCCTCTCGATCTCCACCTTGTCGAAGCCGATCAGCGGCCGAAGCACGGGCAGCGATGTCGATCGCTCCTCCACGTTGATGTTCGCGAGCGTCTGCGATGCGACCTGGCCGAGCGATTCGCCGGTCACGATGAATCCAGCATCATGTTTCTTGGCAAGCTTCTCCGCCACGCGCAGCATCATTCGTCTGCACAGGACGCATTCCATGTTCCTCCGGCAGCATTTCGCGAACTCCGCCTGCGCCTTCCCGTGAGGAACTAGCAGTCTCAATGATTCCTTCCCGAGCGCGTTGTCGAGCTGCTTCATGAGGCTGATGGCCTTCTCGACCTCGTTGTCGCTCGTGAACGGTCTGTTGTCGAAGTGCACGAGCACGAGGTCCAACCCCTGCTTTCCCATGAGG
The Candidatus Thermoplasmatota archaeon genome window above contains:
- a CDS encoding NuoM family protein, which gives rise to MFEGVPIVSIIILMPLIGAACTFLLGRYEKYAKWVALSFSLVALVLSVLVALVFMVEPDSTATGYHDGRGFYNFQFYESATWIKSLGITYIVGLDGIGLPMFVLTTLLSTLSILFSWDTKLRPKEYFGLMLILEVGVLGVFSSLDYFVFYVFWEIVLIPMYFMIGVWGGPNKDYAAIKFFIYTHIASLALLIAIMAMYFQAGVNSFGMEDIWRAGQTEFTKVFQVAAFGATFFGFGVKLPMVPFHTWLPDAHVEAPTAGSVLLAGLLLKMGGYGIIRVAIPTLPEGADALQIVMAIVAIASILYGAILCLAQKDLKKMVAYSSISHMGFVLLGFATFTQLGIVAGVFQMFAHGLVTAVLFMMCGVVQHHCGTRMIPSLGGLSKKMPVASTMMTIGFLASLGLPGLVSFAAEFMVLASMYQTWALWLFLPIISVAITAGYYMWALQRSMFGPMTQKIDTAHVHDISWFEGAPVGILIALIALFGVFPMLIFQYIDPAVKIVLGLLGGG
- a CDS encoding NADH-quinone oxidoreductase subunit N, giving the protein MSVWNYLDVLTPQLLLIVFALLMPALDYIFKDKRVISMMALAPLVAVAAALISWIFLDIWTPPESQISLIDLDIFAGLFMLVFVSVGIVVVLGSPEFIKNDKNQGEYYALILLAITGMTIVAESTDLIALFVGLEIAGISSFALSGFRKTEKRSAEAATKYFIVGGFSSALTLFAISLLYGVGGTTNIASIGSILTTSTAPWIIDSHPVVLLAAVMLMAGIGFKIAMVPFHMWAPDVYEGAPTPISGLLAAASKKMGFAAFFKIFLVAIIVTKTDWEEAVAVLAILTMIVGNLIAVSQTNIKRMLAYSSIAQAGYILIALPVATQYAVAGGIFHIITHAFMKSGAFMVVAAMGAVAVGEKLEDFKGLSKRSPFLAFSMTLFLLSLAGIPPLAGFSSKFVLFSSAVEASFIDGQGWMIWLAVAGVLNSALSLYYYARVIKNMYMEKGPSEKVRVPPMLGAAISVAVIMVVAIGIYPDAVVTACRHAGETFSGLVSGWP
- a CDS encoding polyprenyl synthetase family protein is translated as MTTKPWDFGIQKELRMVDEKLHEMVKSREKVLTDASLHVIDAGGKRIRPTVTILAYRALGGSDVSKIVDIAAGFELIHSATLIHDDINDGGSTRRGRETVFKKYGMHDAIVTGDFLFSQAFRIGGVFDKTVVQTTADACAALAEGEILQNRYRHRKDLTVDTYLQVAERKTAEPIRAGAMVGAYLAGGSPEAIQSLGAYGQDLGIAFQIVDDILDFTGDEKKTGKMVGNDLKEGNLTLPSLLAIKSSKDAKKAILDVIAREEPSADDVRKCAQLVIKSGAIKKAKDMGEFYGIEALGHLGCLSDNQHSQGLRDLVNKVLGRES
- a CDS encoding class I SAM-dependent methyltransferase, producing the protein MDPQGMSGREWHEVMDAMEEVGPYYDRVNWMITFGLVDKWRKKVASIAGPDDVVLEIGSGPGNFTKHLTSNQVFALEPSSELSSYAKQLLDHDRVTFLKGVGERIPLTDKSVDKVFCVFSFRDFFDRRAGAEEMHRVLRDGGEVVIVDMAKPPPGPLAKMLEFHVRHMVPPLTRLVVPSVARERWTRDPYRILLDTYDAYGSTKVYEDLLKRTGFSDVSTEYLELKGATMTRGMKPWTSTF
- a CDS encoding NAD(P)/FAD-dependent oxidoreductase yields the protein MDVDVLIVGAGPAGSTTARYCAGRDLDVLMIDRRTEIGYPVQCGEFLPDAKEMYSMFPKSMDLEELFTLDDSLVTGSSDHIDLISPKDRVYRCAFRGRTLDRRSFDKYLAGLAVEAGARLETGASLLSIKDGLAKTTLGDVKARVIVGADGPNSRTAKSIGLSGPAAKYPAITCHADGDFEPVIKMYFGHLAPGGYAWVIPKRTGANVGAGFNPKLLKERPSELFRRFASRLGLTYEDVSMKLVPMSGPVPQTVKDNVLLVGDAAGQVMATNGGGIPIAMIAGRIAGQTVRQHLKDGRALSEYERRWRDVLGKPLADSLWTKTLGDRFFPTDRRTEFAMFVLRRWGLARAIRCTKVFYLF
- a CDS encoding rubrerythrin family protein; amino-acid sequence: MHMTKTEENLRHALAGESEARAKYVKWAGIANKEGHQAVARIFLETAENEYEHSAMIMNLLNIPGTTEENLKTAAGGEVHEWTKMYPQFLEEARKEGNERAVKFFENIQAIEKHHGKRYQLLLDRLKNSTLYKSDKEETWFCTNCGFMHKGKEAPQTCPNCLHPRGYFKRISEVDYGKIEL
- a CDS encoding nucleic acid-binding protein is translated as MKGFVLDTSVLYYGKDLPDGFECVITPGVVRELEKEGMGDRLELLMATRIRVSSPSASSLKKVREESEKTGDSRRLSEADKELLALALDLGYELLTDDYSIQNLARVLGVPARGMDQKGIAEVFEWLARCKGCGKVFSADVRTCDICGSETRTRRKRKP